In Clostridia bacterium, the DNA window GGCGTGCTCGATCCGGACGAAGCGCCGCTGCCCGAGGAGCTGGAGGACAGTTTCCCGCGCTTCTCGAACGGCGTCGCGCTCGACGACCGCGAATCCGACGCGCTGCGTCTGCGCGGCACGCGCGAGCAGAACTTCCTGCATCTCACGACCGGAGTCGCGCCGACGGACGCGCTGAAGGCCGCCGCGCACGGATACGGAGCGACGGTGACCGTTTTTCTCGCCGCCGTTATGGCCGAATCGATACTCGCGATCCAGGCGGAGCGCCGTCCCGAACGGCGCCGCCAAAGGCCGGTAAGAATAACCGTGCCGATAAATCTGCGCGCCCTTTACGGCAGCCGCACGCTGCGCAACTTCGTGCTGACGCTCAACCCCGGGGTCGACCCGCGCATGGGCGACTACACCCTCGGGGAGCTCTGCTCCGTCATCGCCGCGCAGCTGAAGGCGGAGGCGACTCCGCAGCGCATGGCGGGGCGCATCGCCGCCAACGTCAATCCGCAGAAGATACCGCTGGTGCGCGCCGTGCCGCTGCCGGTCAAAAGCTTCATAATGCGGCTGATATACGACCGCCGCGGCGAATCGAGGGGCTGCATCAACCTCTCGAACCTCGGCGTAATACGCGTGCCGGACGCGATGGCGCCCTTCGTGCGCCGCATGGAGTTCATCATCGGCACGCAGCGCAGCTACCCGAACAACTGCTCCGTGGCGACCTTCGGGAACGAAACGTATATCAATATGATACGCAACATACGCGAGCCCGAGCTTGAGCGCCGCTTCTTCTCCCGCCTCGTGGAGCTCGAAGTGCCGGTCGCGATAGAAACCAACTCGAACTGAATGGGCGCATTTTCACGCGCCCGCGCCAATATCATTTCAGGAGTATGCCATGTACTGTGTAAAATGCGGAGTCAGACTTGCCGACGGAACGGCCGCCTGCCCGCTCTGCCGGACGCCGGTGCGCGATCCCGGCGGCGCCGAAGCCGCGCCCGCCGCGCCGACCTATCCCGAACGCTATCCCGCCCCGCCGAAGACCCGCCGCTATCCGATACTCGCGTTTCTGACCGCGCTGCTGCTCGCGGCGAGCCTTTCCGCCTTCATATACTGCATAACGACCCTCCACAAAGTCGGCTGGTCGGGCTACGTCATGCTCGCCTGCGCGCTCGTCTATTTCGCGGTGCTGTTCCCCTTCTGGTTCGAGCGGCGCGAGCCGCTGATATTCGTGCCGATCGGATTCGGACTCGCCTGCGGATATCTGCTCTATATCTGCCTTTATACCGGAGGAAGCTGGTTCCTTTCGTTCGCCTTCCCGGTCACGATGCTCGCGGGACTGCTGACGACGGCGAGCGTTCTGCTTTTCCGCTTCGGCAAGCGCCGCAGGCTGCTCAAGATCGGGATACTGCTCATAGTCATCGGTCTGTCGAATATGCTGATAGAGTTCTTCCTCTGCATCACGTTCGGCACGCGGATGTTCACCTGGTCGCTCTATCCGGTCTGCTCCTTCTCGCTGATAGGGCTCGTTCTGATCCTCTGCGGCACCATACCGGGCTGGAGGGCGTATCTGGAGAAAAAGCTGTTTCTGTAACGCCGCGTTCGCCCGGGGGATTCCTCGTCGCTTCGTTCCTCGGAATGACAGAATCACGCCCTTTACTCACAGTAAAACCCCGCCTTGCCCTTGAGAAAAGTTTTTCACACTTTCAACAGGGTTTTCAACAGGTTAAAGCCCGATACGGCGCGTTTTCGACGGTTTTCGGCCGAAAATTTCAACGAAAGCGGTCGAAAAACGCGAATATACGTTCTGTAATTTCAGGCGAGCGGAGGCTCCGCAAGTCCCCTCGCCTGCCACGAAAGGAGCTGCCGATATGGACGGCGAAAACAAAATCGTCACTCCGGCCGAACAGCCGATAGACAAGACCGAAGTCACGCTTTCGAGCGAATGCGTCTACGACGCGGGCTTCATTAAGGTAATGAGCGACCGCGTGCGCCTGCCCAACGGCAGGGAGACCGGACGCACCTACGTCAAGCACCCCGGCGGCGTATGCGTATGCGCCGTCGACGCCGAGGGCAACGTCGCCTTCGTCAGACAGTACCGCTACGCGATGGCGGAGGAGGTGCTGGAGCTCCCCGCCGGCAAGATCGACGAGGGCGAAAGCCCCGAGGACTGCGGCCGCCGCGAGCTGATGGAGGAGACCGGCATGACCGCCGAGAAGTTCATTCCGCTCGGCATAATGTACCCCACGCCCGGATATTCCAACGAGGGAATATACATGTTCCTCGCGGAGAACGCGATACGCGGCGCCGCGAAGCCGGACGAAGACGAGTTCCTCGACACCCTCTATATGCCCTTCGACAAGGCGCTCTACCAGTCGCTGACCGGCGCGA includes these proteins:
- a CDS encoding NUDIX hydrolase; this encodes MDGENKIVTPAEQPIDKTEVTLSSECVYDAGFIKVMSDRVRLPNGRETGRTYVKHPGGVCVCAVDAEGNVAFVRQYRYAMAEEVLELPAGKIDEGESPEDCGRRELMEETGMTAEKFIPLGIMYPTPGYSNEGIYMFLAENAIRGAAKPDEDEFLDTLYMPFDKALYQSLTGAINDAKTVICMARADLRRRRGK